The genomic window caatgctccaggtaaAATAGCCCGAGACTACTGAGTTGAAACTTTGACTCAAAAAAGCACCATTAAGCTACGTAAGGTGACCTTGGAAATAAATGGCAAAAGAAGCTGGGCCAAAGAGAAAGATCTTAAAGAGTGAGTTTAAAGAATAGACCATTTTGGAGAAATCTAAGGGGTGCAAGCTTTTCTGCCAGTTGTGGAACACTTAAAAGTTGGGGACAGGTGAGAGGCCAGAAAGCAAGAAATGTGGATCACCATCCTTTTAAGGTTTGGGCCACTAATTCATGAGGCTGTAACAAGTTCCTGAGTTTTATTAATTGCAGCAGAGTACAAAAgcaaacaagtttttttttaaaccagtcaATCTTACAAAATATCTAAGCCCAGGAGACCCAGGTTGACTGATACCAAAGCATGATTTGCAAATACAAAACAGCTTTCTGTTTGCAACGTACGAAAGCTAGAAAGTTGTGGTAAACCTTTACGATGTAGTTTTGACTTCGGTCAGAACTATTGTGGTCAATTCTTGACACCGCACTACTGCCACATCTTGCAGTTTGTGGGGAAACATGAACGGCCAGGATTGTTATCTCTGAGAAAAGGTTAAAAGGAGATGTGAGATACTACATGTGGTACTTTAATGAGGGTGAATAGcgagaaactgtttccactggTAAGAGGATCAGTAACCAGAGAACACAGATTGAAGACAATTAGTGAAAGGACCAGCAGTCAGATTTGGAGAATCTATTTACAAAATAATTTTGTGATCTGGAATCCCACTTGTTTACAAAGGAAAGACACCACTTGTTTACAAAGGAAAGACAAAGAATATATACTGGAGAAGGAAATAATTGAGGGGTGAAATAAGTAGATAGCTGTTTCAAATAGAGAGCTGGTAaagtgggctgaaaggcctcctttGTGCTGTCTTGGATGTATAAAATTAGATTTGTCACAAACATCACTCAGTTCTATTATTTTATGTTACTTGTAGTGTGATGGGATGTTGTCACTTTAGTGAGACAACTATCTTTGAAAGAAAAGTTGCAAATGACTTTATTTCCGGCTTTCATTTTTGTTTGAGTTTAGAAAGCAAATAGTCTGTTCGAAAAATATAGTTTCTTCCTCAGAAGGTTTTGAAGTTTGACATTTCCTTAACCTTAAATTAAAGCATGTCCCAAATGAGCACTGTTCCTACTCAGTACATTCTGCATGTAATGGTATAAAGTTGCCCTGCGGACAAGGTGGATCTTTAACTGCAGCATTTCTGTAAACTTCCATGGTGTCAGAACAGTGTACACAGGCTGGGCTGGGAGCCAAACTCGTTTGAAGTACATTTCCACTTTTGTGTAATTGAATTGCACAGCTTACTAACTCCTCCAAGTTTCTGTAATTCATGTACATAAGCAATGGCTTCTGTGTTGTCCACACCCAATGTCCACTTTCAGATGTTTGACCTGCGATTTAGGCTTCCCATCAAAGATTTTCTCATACACCATGTTCTAATTTGTAATGAATGTCATGGACTATTGCAGTCGAGTCATATTTATAAAATTCTCAGTTTTTAATATAATTTCTAAATCTGTGTAAAGTAAAAGTCTTTGCCATTTGAATTCAGTGTCGTGTTGGGATCGTGTGAACGTGTAAAGGTTTTGGTGTTCCAAGGCACGTGTTGCCTTTTTCTTTCCTACACAGTAGATAGAGATAGCAGTTTGTGGTTGCTGCTGAACAACGCTTATCGTTTCATGTGGATAGTGTACACTGTAAATCCAGTGCAACAGTGGTGGCAGAAGCGAATATTGAAGGTCATAGTTGGAGTGCTCATGCAGCCAACGGTGTTATTTTCAATGATGTTCATCTTCTTTCGTATTGCTGGAGCTTCACTCAAGGACAGTTTCGTGGAATACTCTTAACTTATATAGATGGTGGATAAGCTTTGGGGAGTTAGAATTACTCACCACAAAATCTGATCTGCTTTGGTAACCACTGTTTTTATGTGGTGGAGGTTGCAGATTGAATCTGATATGGCTGGTAAGTCCAATGCATAATCAAACCCAAGTGGTAGCGAGTCATCCTTTGACCCTCAGACTGCTGAGACAAAAGGAGCAGAATAGACTTTATATTCTCTGGAATctaaaagaatgagagaagataGTGTTGTACGTTTCAGTGCTGAGGAAGCCTTAGGAGTGATGCTGAGAACCTGTTTCTCTTGGTTGTAGGTATCACAATCTGATACATAAAACATCAGCCATTTTGGACTTGGATGAGAATTTCTTCATTTCAGAGGATTTGGATCTCTGGAATTCCTACGATGGGTGATTGTTCAGTCAGTGAATGTATTCTCGACCTGAGGCTGATAAATCTAAGGAAAGCAAGGGATTAGAGATCAGCAAGAAATTCAGTCATGACCTTTTGAAATGGAGCTGCTGGCTCAgagtgacctactcctgctcctatttcttacatGATCGAAACATGGATGTTAGCAGAGGGACTGGACTGATCTTGGCATTCTTGGATGGGGGTAAAGAAGCCGATCAGAGGTCTTATTCCAACTTCCTACTGAGCTAGCTATGCTGGAAATGCCTTTGTATGGGTTTCTGGCTTTGTTCTGAAGTGCTTTTTAGGCAGTAACAATGTTCTGATGCATCTTATTGTTAAGATATTGTGCTCATGCTCCCTTTCGTAATGTACCAAATGCCGATCCATGGCTGCAGTTGTGTGGTTTCTACAGGAGAGCATGGTAACAAATTGAAGAGAAAAAGAGGAAAGCAAATGAGTAAACACTGGGATGATATTGCAGCCAGTCATCCACCTTCCTGAGATCAGACAAGTTAAAAATAGCATTGGATGGTGGTAATTTAATCGTGGTTCTAATGACTAGCGAACATCAGCAGACCCTCGAGATCAAATTACTGCCATGAACTTGCCATGGGTCACTTTAGTCAAATTTCTGACTTTGAACAAGGCAAATTGCTGAGCCCAACCACAATGGAAGTGCTCCAGGTCCAATAAAACAGACTTTTTGCTCTCTGACAATCTACAAGTAGGTTGCTGTTTAATAAAACAAGGATGTTTAAATTAGATACAGAGAACTGCTGTTGTCTGTAATTGTCAAAATACTCCCCTGAACAACAGTATTTTAAAATACAGTCCAGTGCATTAAATGCAGAAATTTTCCTTcacctttctttaaaaaaaacagaatctTTGCCACCTGGAGAAATGGATATATTCACCCTTGATCCCTGTTGGATTCATGTACAGTCAAGCAAGTTACTAAATAAACATCAGAAACTTGAGGCTTTATCAATTCTTTTCATTCACATAGTGTTGGTCAATTGTTTGGGAATCATGACTTCAAAATAACCTTGAGATGAGTAACAATGTAGTGGGATCCATTTTGTGCTGTGCAGTCGTAATCTGAAaaccttttttttcctttcagtaTTTCATAGTGTTAATCAGGTGCTGTTTGAACATTACAGTCGCCACTCCACCTCATGTACCTCCTCCAATTTTTAATGAATGAAAATATTCAAAGCTTTAGGCAAATCCATTTCATGGTTATATTCTGGTGCAGCAGTCAGTTTCGTAGCTGTCAAATATACTTTTAAAGTTGATAAAGTTCTCGTTGGGGTACCTGTGTCCAAAGAACCTAGTTCAACTTGCCTGCAAATAACTGCAATTTACAGACAGCAAATGGCGATTGATGAATGCTGCTCGTGTCATGTTGTATTTGCAGAAAAGCTTCCAGGGACTACTTCTAACATATGATTTGCACTTAACTGGTGCAAAAGTTTGTGTAAATTTGTCTATTTTGCATAGCCTAAGTTGAAAAATAACAAGGTGATTGAGTGAAAATACCAAGTGGGATATTTTGAAGCCTTGAGTTTTCAAATAGACATTTTCCTTGTTGACAAAACTGACAGGTTGACTGCCATGCAGTAGTTGAAACAAAAGGCCGTGGCTTTAAAGAACAGCTCTTCTTTGGACAGGAAAATGTCTCAAGATCCAAGATATTAGATGGTGCAGGTTGAGAGAAAACTTGACATTAAAGCAGGCGATTGCAGggcaacctcgattatctgaacatcaattattcaaattttggattatccaaccTCAAGGTCCCGCAAAAACACAGtccattatctgaacaaaatactcagTGTCCttctcatttggataatcgaggttgttctgtgTAAACCCAGTGGTGGTTGAGTGAAGGGCTTGGGGTTTAAAGTCAACAGCCCAGAAATTAATGTAATTCAGCAAGGCACTGTGTGAACATGAATTAGTACAAATTAGAAGAGACGCAACGAGTTTTGGATGCGCTTGAATTTATGGAGGGTGAAATCTGGGACGGCAGCCAGCAAAGCATTAAGTGAAAATAGCACGGATCAAGTAGAAGAtaaagtgaagcaaagctgtggAAGGTTGAGGAAGTAGTGAATTGATTTGTAACAGCAAAGTTCAGGGTTTGCAAAGTCAGTGTGAATAGAatgcaaaatgctggaaatctgaaataaagccagaaaatgctggagaaatgctACTAAGCCTTTATTAATGGTTATAGATGTAGTAATAGTTTACAAAGACAGAGGATCTATGATGATAAATGTGAAAGTGAAGACAAATAAGAGAGAATGGTTTCCAATATTAACTGATGTGGAAGTCAGCTAAAGATATTGGGTGGTTGATTTTGTAGAAGAGAAGAAATGGGTTGCATGGGAAGCTGAGTTCAGGGGGTACGAGAGCATGTAGGATTGAAACTAGAGTAAGATCAGACTTCAAGACTTTTTGAGGAAGGGAGAGATGTGACCGAAGCAAATAACCGTAGTCTTCCTCTTTGTGACAAGTAGCTCACAGTTGGAGGGCAGGGTACAGGGAAAACCAGGTTTACTGAGAGAATGAAGCATTAAGCAATTGGGCCGAAGATTGTACTTCATCCACTCCACAATTTGTTTATATACTGCAGTCTGTGCCCATGATTATCACAGAATGAGGACATGGGCTACCAGGGGAATTTCCAAGTTTTGAGGAGTGAATTAGTGCAAATGGGGGTTTGGTTGAAGTGATCAACAACAACAGAAGTGCTGTGCCAAACAGAGGGCTAAAGGATAGAGAATAGGAGTTAAAGATTACAACGGTGTATTGTGGAAACCAGGCCAGATTTATAACTAAGTACAGttggaagagaaaagagcagtGATGGCTGAGGGCAATGGGAAGTGGAGATAAATGAGGATATGGGGGGGAAACATGTAGATTGGACATGTAGGATTGCTGTTCATGAGGCATCAAAGAGTACAATTTTATTTCCTGTCACTTCACATGAAAGCAACCACTAATGTCTAGGTTATAACGTGCTTGAATGGCTACTTCCATTGGGATGTCACACAATGATGGCATATGGAACTTTTAAATGCTAGTGTTTGTATCTGCAAGTTTCAACTATTCCTGTGTCGTCCTGAAATTATTGATTATTAACTTTTTGGAATTTTTGTTCCTCCCACTCGTTAAAGGTGTAAGGCATATTTCATTTGGATTCAATTCTTCTTTAAATTTTGGCTTTTCACAATCCTGCTGAGTACATAATCAAGGTATGGGCTTGAGCTTTTAAAATGAGCCTGCATGTACAGGGTAACATCTCTTTATTGGTAACCATTTTTCACATTTTTACTTCCTTTTCTAGCGTGTGATGTACTTGTGGCCGTTATTACTCTTTCTCATCTTTCCAGGCTAAAGAATTATGTTTTGGAGTGAACAACGAGCCTTACTGGTGTGAGACAGGATACTGCTGTGGGGAGACTGAGTGCTGCACCTACTATTATGAATTGTGGTGTAAGTTTTTAATATGCGAACAGAAACCGATTTTGGGATTGCATTTCTCAAAGTCTTTGGCACAGGTGGAAGTTTCCTTGTGGCCTAGAATAGGACTTGTGAATGATGTGGCAGATTCACTCAGCTCCATTTGTCACAATTAGCAGCTGTTTGCTTTCTCTCTCAGTACTGTTGCTGGACCCAAATATCCTATGTAGGCTGGCTGTTCTCCATGTTACCCACTTGCAGAAGAGGATGCACTAGTGCAGACATCGAGGAGCTGGATGATAGCCCATCTGAAATTTGAAAATCTGGTCAAAGTATTGAACTACTTGCTATCCAATACAGGAATCCCTGAGGACAGTGTATTAGAACAAGCACCATCTGCACCATCCAGAGCTTATTGCAAGTCTTTTAAAATAATATCACATTTTCCAGAGAAGAGCCAGGAGTTCTCCAGTTCTTGATGTTTTGATTGCAGGGACAATGCTGGCCAAGGCACCAAGAGCTTTCTGCTGTTCTTTGGACAATGCTATAGAATCTTTGACATTCAACTAAGACATGAAGCCTTACTTTCCCACTTCCAACATCCCAATAGCAGTGAAACCCATTTGGcaaccctcacctgccctcaaaATGCCAGTGCTATCGTCTCTGGGTGAGCTGCTCCAACAGATTATTTGAAATAAGGTGATTCTGTATCCTGCAGCCTCTGCACAGATGACAGAAGTATTAATTTGTTTTTAGATGGCATCATGTGTTTGATTAATTTAATTGGCTCTAGTTGCAAGGTGTGAAATGAAAGTGAATGATTTGAGCCTCAAACATTAAAGGACTTGCAAAGATACGTTTTGCCTGCGTTGTATTGGCTCACCCAAGTATATTGCAATTCTGAGTACCTCTTCGTTTTGCTTGACCGTGGCAGGGTTCTGGCTGGTCTGGACTATCATTATTATGCTTAGTTGTTGCTGTGCATATCGACACCGGCGTGTAAAACTGCGACTGCAGCAGGAGCAACGTCAGAGGGAAATCAGCTTGATGGCCTACCAGGGCGCTAGTACCTACACAACACAGCCACTGGATTTAAGTGAGTAGACCTTGTACGTGAGATCTTTGCAAGGGGGAATTGGCAGTAATTAAATCTCCAATTTATTCTGTAGAACAGAAAATCTTGTAAATATTTATTATGTCAACTTTCCAGAACGTTGACTGCCATtgctctctctgcccttccccttCGCACGCAGGTGTATTGCATTCGGTCCATTTTCTCCTCTGCTTTTTTACTTGAATATGACCAAAATATATGTACTAATTTCTTccattctccagcaatttccagcACTACTTCACTTGCCATTCTGTCTCTTAAGTATGGAGAACATCCTTCCACATATTAAACGTATACAGCTTATCAATAACTTTTTGTTTGCTGTTCATGTGTCAGTCACGTAGCATAGATAATAAAATGTAGCTCCTCATTGTTTTCCTGAGATTCAGATTTAGTTCCTTCATTCTGGCAAAGTTGGTCATACGACAGGTCAACTCAAAGTAAACTCATACTTATGCCTTGGGTGTACCTCCTTTCTCTTGTTCCATTTCCCGTTCTAATAAAATGTATATTTCAGGATTGTTGTGGAAATTGTTCATGACTGTGTTCCCTTTTGGTGCCAAATCTATTTTACAAGCATTTGGAGCTGATATTAGATACAAACCTTAGCACTACTTTCCTGCTTCATGTTGATAAGCACAGACATGAGTCAGAACTCTGTGTGGTAGATAGCACGTGCATCTTGTCATTCATATTCCATTCACTGTTTGTTTTTTCCACCCCTCCTGCTAGGGTTTTGGACAAACTGTAAGCTCCCAGACTATGAGGAGGTGGCAGGGCACCCACCAACACCCCCACCTCCTTATACTGAACTACAGCAGCAGAATGCACAGACCTCTAACCAAGAAAATGTGCTTGTCGAGAGCCAGCCTGTTTTACAGGAGTCTGTAAACTCACTTGTGGCAGAGACGTCAACACAAGAAGCAGAGTCTAGCTCATCCACTCATGAACAGGAGCATGACCATCAGATGTCTGATGACCCCACAGATGCATcacccacttctccagctgacaGAGAAAATGGTGACATTGTCCAAGATGAGGAATCTGCTGCACTCTCGACCTCTGATTTTAAAATGTTGGAAACGGATTCTGACCTGTGCGATCAAGGGGAAGGGAAGGAAGAAAGCTCAAGGCACAGGCGGATCACAGGAGACTCTGGcattgaggtgtgtgtgtgccagCTGGATGAGGACCCTTATCATGAGGAAATGGGCCTGATGGGCATTGTTGGTGCCTCCCAATGTTGCGAATCCCAGTCATCTTGcagctctcaccttcacctggagCAACTCTCGAAGCAGGCTATCACTATGTGCCCTAAGCTGCATACTGCTAAGGAACGAGAGGAGGATGGTGACATTGTGTAGCATATGCCACTGCTCCCAGTACGTAAAATGAAACAGATGGTGCAATCCATGACTGCTGACTGTTCAGCATTAATTCTGGACTTATGGAAAATATTGGATAAGGGGCCTGAAGTGCATCAGGTGTAAGATGCAGATGGTAGTCTATAGATGTAGAGGTTTGGGATCTGTCCAGGTTTCACAATCAGCGTTGCCTACTCTTCAGCCAGATTTCCTTCTAACGTTTTCTAAAAAATGACTGTGACACTACATCTCGCTTTGATAATTTTCAAATCTTTGTCTTCACATACACTCGCATCAAGGACATTTGACGTTTAATTTCAATAGGAGTGGGAAACAGTTTTTCCAAAATAAAAAAACCTTCTCCTGAGAATATGCCATTTTGAGTAGGATGGTATGGGCCTGTGGTCTCGCCCTCCGCCAATGCTCTTGTGCAGGTTGCTTTAGTCAATAGTATCACTTTTATTACCTCCGCTAGACACATGCCACACCTATTTGGAGCTCCTCACGGAAAGGCCCGCCAAGGATTTACAAATCAGTACGTAGTAACTCTATGCCTGTGGTGCAGCACGTTGACTCATTACTGCCATGTGCCTCCGGTGTGTCGTCTTCACTTAATTTATTAGCAGTGGATCTATTGGATGCACCGTGCTGAGATCGGCATTTTGTTTTAACATGTTATATTGTCTAAACTGTACTAATGCATCAATTATTTCTAAATACaagtttacttttttaaaaatttgatttAGATTTGGGCCTACCAACTATTATTCCTGTGGTACCGTTGGTAGAAGTTTAACTGAAAAACTTTTTGCCAATGAATGTTTAAGTCAAATACGAAGCCTTTATATTCATGTTAAGTAGAACACCTCCAGCAAAAAAAGCCAAACCTAAAGGCATTCACTTATAGGATACTAATGCTGTTTGTCTGAGAAAATAGATAAGACGCACAATTTTTCTGCCCAGTTGAAATAAGCTtgcagttctgaagggtcacagactttgaaatgttaactgtgcttTCTGTCCTCAGATGCTGTCAGCTAGCTAAGTTTCTCTAACAAACTCTGCTCTTGTGAACGTAGGCAATGGTTAGATTGCATTTTGAGCTGTTGGGGAAAATACTGCTCAATAGAAGAATTTCACTGGGTGGGAGGAATCAGCAACAACACATATTGGTACCAAGTTGAAGTGTCTTGAGTTAAAGACATTGCTTTTCTCCTCTGACAACACAGTCTATATTTCTGCATTTTAAACCAACATGTTGAGTACAGTGTTGTACAATAATATACAACCTTTAAGTACCTCTAATAAATTGCTTCAGTGTCAAGGAAAATACAATAATTGTTAAAGAGTCACCAATGACATATGAGCAAGGAAGAAAAGTCTTGTAACAGAAATGCTAGAGAATACTGGGGATGTAATTGGTGTATAGGACTGTCTGCTGTCCGACAACAATCCTTATTCCAAATGCTCTCCCACAACGAGGAGAAAAGCATCATGAGCCATACTGAAACTGCTGCTAAAAATTATTAAAAACGAGGAAACTAGAGTGCACATTAAGCAAAAGAGTGGTCCGCTTTGAAGCTTGAAAAATGCATGCAAAGATTGAAGAAATGTATTCTGAATTGGAGTGAAGCTCAAACCAAATGGTTCTGAGTT from Chiloscyllium punctatum isolate Juve2018m chromosome 35, sChiPun1.3, whole genome shotgun sequence includes these protein-coding regions:
- the LOC140459757 gene encoding WW domain binding protein 1-like, producing MIQWDGVSGACRPPLGGAHGRRCGGRLGRKFERNLNERRRRRRRPRLRLRNMAKMIVGFLLFISPAFPVGPSRMELQAEAKELCFGVNNEPYWCETGYCCGETECCTYYYELWWFWLVWTIIIMLSCCCAYRHRRVKLRLQQEQRQREISLMAYQGASTYTTQPLDLRFWTNCKLPDYEEVAGHPPTPPPPYTELQQQNAQTSNQENVLVESQPVLQESVNSLVAETSTQEAESSSSTHEQEHDHQMSDDPTDASPTSPADRENGDIVQDEESAALSTSDFKMLETDSDLCDQGEGKEESSRHRRITGDSGIEVCVCQLDEDPYHEEMGLMGIVGASQCCESQSSCSSHLHLEQLSKQAITMCPKLHTAKEREEDGDIV